In Ornithinibacter aureus, the genomic stretch GGGAAGCGGATCAGACCCTTGGCGGCGATGACGAGCCCGGCCGCCGTGAGCTGACCGGCCAACCCGAGACCGATGATCAGAACCCGCTCCATCGGGCCGAGGAGCCGACCACCGCGCAGCTGGTCCGAGGGTTGCGGCCCGCTCGGCAGCTCGGCCTGCTGCACCGGCCGCAGGGCACCGACGCTGACCAGGACGAGTCGGACGACGACGTTGGCGGTGGCGAGGTTCGCGACCAGCAGACCGGTCACGAGCAGCACCGCACCCGGGTCACTGTCGGCCTCGAGCATGGGCAGGTCGGCCCAGGCGAGCCACGACGCGAGCCGCCCGCCGGCCGACGAGGCCCACCCCGACAGCGCGATGAGCGCGAAGGCCACGGCACCGAGGACGGCCAGGGCACGGCCGTGGCCCCGCCCCGTCGACAAGGCCTGAGCGGACAGCACCGCCCACAGGGCAAGCGCCACCATCGACACCCCCAGCACGACGAGGTCGATGGGAGCCGTGAGCCCGGCCAGAGCGGCGAACGCCGCCATCACCGCTGCCCCGACAGCGGGTGACCGCCGGGCCACCGCCGGCGGAGCTGCGGCTCGCACGAGGTCGGCGAGGCCGAGGCCGACGAGCCAGACGCCGAGCCAGCTCACGGCAGCGCCCGCAGCAGGTCATGGGCCGCCAACACGGCCCCGAGGCCGTCAGCGCGCACGCGCTGGGAGACCGCCGACGGGCTGATGCCCTCGAGTGTCGCCAGGTCACCCTGGGTGGTGTGCGGTTCCATGAGCCCCCTCAGCAGTCGGATCGAACGCTCTGAGCACGAGCCAACCAGATGGTCCCGACAGAGCAGTGCGGCATTGACGGCGTCGACCGCGCTGTCGTCCTCTGACGCGTCCACCCGCAGGGCCGTGCGCAGGTGCCGGGTGGCAGGTTTCGCCGCAGCCTCCTCCGCCGCCTCGACGGCAGCGCGGGCCGCCCACCAGCCCGGGCCGTCCTCGATCCCTCGCTCCGGGTCGAGCGTGGTCACGCTCCCCCGCCCGACCCCGATGCGGGTATCCACGTCGGGCAGCAGGGCCAGGCGCACGCGCAGCCCGGCATCCAGCGCCTCGCCGAGCGTCGCGTACGACCCCTGGAACTCGTCGCCGACGGTGACCCGCAGCCCCGTGAGGGACGGGACGGCGTCGTCGACCTGACGAAGTGCGGCCTCGACGGCACGGTGCAGGTCTGCACGGTCGACCGACCCCCGAGAACCGACGATGTCGCCGATGAGAGTGCACCGTGAAGCGTTGTTCTTCATTTGCTCCATCTGAAGATCATACCTTCAGATGCTGGCAATGAAGCCCGAGACGAAAGAACGGCTCCCGTCACGGGGCGATCGACCACAGGTCCTGCCCCGACCTCGGCTCGGCGACCCCACGCTCGGTCGCCACGGCATCCACCAGACGCGCGGGGGTGACATCGAACGCAGGGTTGAACCCGGCCGACCCCTCGGGCGCGACCTGTACCCCGCCGAGGCTCGTGATCTCATCCCCCGACCGCTCCTCGATCTCGATGCCCGACCCGTCCGCCATCGACAGGTCGACGGTCGACCACGGCGCAGCGACCATGAAGGGGATCTCGGCGTCCCGGCAGGCCAGGGCCACCCCGAGGGTGCCGATCTTGTTCGCGGCGTCCCCGTTCGCGGCGATGCGGTCGGCACCGACGACGGCGAAGTCGACCAACCCCCGCAGG encodes the following:
- a CDS encoding SatD family protein, whose amino-acid sequence is MEQMKNNASRCTLIGDIVGSRGSVDRADLHRAVEAALRQVDDAVPSLTGLRVTVGDEFQGSYATLGEALDAGLRVRLALLPDVDTRIGVGRGSVTTLDPERGIEDGPGWWAARAAVEAAEEAAAKPATRHLRTALRVDASEDDSAVDAVNAALLCRDHLVGSCSERSIRLLRGLMEPHTTQGDLATLEGISPSAVSQRVRADGLGAVLAAHDLLRALP